TGCAATTTTTGACCGGTTCTGATATTTTGACAGTCAACAAAATAGATATTGATTTTATTAAATCTGAAAGCGTATTTTCAAGAAGACCAATTGCTCACACTTGTGGTCCATGCCTTGAACTGCCAAGTACATACAACAGCTTTTGTGAACTGCGTGAGGAATTTCACAAGATACTCCAGCAGGAGGATTGGGAGATGGATATTATGTAATTACTTGTGTTTATAGTATATATAAGATGAAATGCTGGTGGCAATTCTGTTCTGATATTATGTTTGTTTATATTATTGATgcctatttttgttttttaaactttctacaTTTTTGATAGGGCTTGGTTtagattaaaaaagttttagaatTCATGCATCGGATGTGACTTCtatttgaaaattatatttacttgtttcagatgttgtttttgttctaGCAATTTTGTTAATGTATATAGCCCCACATGAAAATAATTCAGTTGTCTCTGTGGAAATCAATTGATATCCCCATTGCACATATTCCCAAATTTCTTCAACTTCGTTCCGGGGGCATTTTGCCTTTGTGATAAATTTGATAGCAGTGGAAATAATTGGCTGCTcttaataacggctcaggggccaagaTACCCTGGGACAAggataaaatttcttctttttttattcaacatAACAACTGAGTGTGAGATATGAAATATATATGAgtattttctatattttatttctatttttatttttaaccattGTATATATACATTGTAGATTGTTTTTAACATCATTAATTATTTGCTACCACTTATTAATTTTGTCATTGTTAGATTCTATACCTCTCCATGTATGCAACATAAAAACGTAACAATGTTACAAATAATTGCTTAGTGCTCTGAACTTATTTTTATAGACTATCAGGAAAAATGTGCTATTTTTTCGAGTAAATAAATGTACAGATTCAAGGCCTCTTCAGGGTTAACAGGACGATTTAATCCGTCTCTTGCAAGAAAATACTCTGCGAATTCTGTAAATTCGCTTGAAACATCTAACACGTTGTTTTCGACCACAGGAAAAAACTCATCGACTTCTTCTTGATCAACTTGTTGTAAAAAGTTTTCTGCCTCATATAAATGAGGGAGATGAAACATACAGTTTGGACGGCCACTAGGACCATTGTTTCGACTTTTAGAAATTATGTGCGAATTCCAGTGTGACATGATTGAGCACAAATCTTTTCGAATTAATGGCATGAAACAAAAGCGAATGCAGTCGAGTAATACCGGATCTAATGTGTCAAGCATATCGAGGTCAGCTAAATCTGCAAAAAAGCGCTTCCACCAACCAATTTTGTCCCTTTGTAACATAGCCCAGTATGATTCAATTCTTTGATTTTGTGGTGAACTTATTCTACTAAAACTGTCATTCACATTTTGTCCTCCTGATAACGATCTAAGGTAAATATGCATAGGCTCGATTAGTGAGTGCTCGGTACCGTCATCTGCTTTTATCGTCAGTGGCACTCCCTTTAATTTAGAGACAGCTTCGAGATAAAATCCTGCAACCACCTCTGGAAGTTTATTGCTTGCTCCAACTTCCAGCCAAATAAGCTTCCTAGAAAAGCCGTCTATGCATCCATGAATACTGAATCCATAGGGTTTAAGCTTATCATGACCGTCAATGTGCCACGCAAAATTTGGACCGGGAGATCTGTATTTGCGGCGGTGAAGTCTTTTTCGTCGTCGTAAGTCAACACCTGTTGGGTCGAGTAGCTTCATAAACTTTCTCACATCTTCCCTTCTACATGCAATGCCTTTTGAAATCAAAATTCTATGAATTCTACGATACCCCACTCCTGCACCACTTCCGCTCAGTTCATCTCTAACAGCTTCCCTAACCGTCATACGAGGACTTCTGTTATTTGATAGAGGTCTTTTGCGTAATCCAAAATAACGTAACCATCTTTTAACAGTCGACAAGCTTACTTCATAGTTATGTTGTATCCTGAGAAATTCAATAATTTCAGTGTATGTCAGCCCTTCGTTGAAATACTTTACCACTACTGTTTTTATCTCATCTGGAACCGTCGCCATGTTTGAATGTTGTCATGAGACAATAAAAAAGTGCTTGGAGTGAATTTTTATGTAAGTAAAAAAAAGcgagaagtgaaaaaaaaagcgggaagtgaaaaaaaaagcgggaagtgaaaaaaaaagcgggaagtgaaaaaaaagcgggaagtgaaaaaaaagtagcgggaagtgaaaaaaaagtagcgggaagtgaaaaaaaagtagcgggaagtaaaaaaaaagtagcgggaagtaaaaaaaaaatcgggaAGTAAAAAAATTTGGTGAGAAGTGTATGACCCTTCAGGGCCATCGTAGGAATTAAATATTGTGAGTTTGGCTAAAATTCACAATCTTTTCTTCTGCAATTTCTAGGCATGATTAGCAATTTGCATCTTCTTTTTCGCAACTTTTAGAAAAATTACACAATTCGCTATCTTTTTTTTCGcaattccaagaaaaaaaatttttgaatgtaattttttccatttttaagaAAACTATTTCTGTCGTTGTTTTGCTATATGAAGGTAACCTCTCAATTATTTGCATCGAAAGAAATGTTTAAATCTTAATGACtaagatgaaaaaaattatcaaacgaATTcagggaaaaaaaaattatagatcattgcttcaatttaaaattttcaattttttcaatttcatgATTGTATGAACAATTCGCAATCTTTATTTCTGcaagttacaatttttttttatctttaattcAGCAATCTTTTTTGTGCAAACTTTTATTCCCCTAGGGTAGTATACCAGTTCTAAAATAACCGGAAGGTTGTGGAGAAGTGTTAGGCTTCGTAGTATGACTATTGCATGTCAACACAATTGAGGACAAACATCTACTcaattattttgaataaaaaaatgtgtacaaaATTGGTCACAAAAAACATAACTTATATGTTTACCAAACTTCGTGACTCTTTGGGAGACAAATCAATACAAATTCAACTAAACAAACGATTCAAAACAAACacctaaaattttaatttagtgCAGCAATATTGACATAAAACAAGAATTTAAAAGGATACTAGTATGTTCCATGGACCCAGACGAACAAAAGTTGGAATAAATCCTTTATATAAAGCCATAGCACCTTCGGTTTTACATGTCTAAAAGTCAAAAACACTTATAtactaaaaaacttaaaattgcacAAAAGAAAACCAAAAAAGCAAAGATAAAACAATGAAAGTTACCCTAATAGCACAGTCTAGTGAACTAGTGTACAAAGTGGTTGCTGATGTGTTTGCCACTTTGCGTTGATTCATCATTCGTGTCTAAAATGAAGATCAATACTTCAGCTTAACAGAtcataaaatgttatttttttgcacaaatcatgattaaaaactttaagagaCTTTCTTTTCAACTGGAGAAACTAAAAACATAACAGTGATTGGAGCAAAGGGGAGCTGATAGTTGGCATGAAAGCACAAAATATAGTAGAGAAAACTCACTAGGTAGGTAGGACATTAGAAAATCCTATAACTGCAGCTTACAGATCAGTAAATATGCATACCTTAACAACATCAATTGGATTTGAAGCTATTGCTCCAGCTAGTCCAGCAATAATACTTGACCTAAAAGTAGTattgaaaaattgtttttgtgaaTATTATGTTCTATAAATACATAGGGTTTCCCATCCCTATTACCTAAAGGGCTGAATTTTGCGAGTTCACTTTTCTTGCTATCTCTTTGTCAACATATACGTATTATGATAGATCCTAGCATGTAGAATCTATCATAATGGGACTTGTGTAATTTACAGAATAGAAAGCACAATCAATGTTGGGATCATTCACCAATCTCCACtttgacattttatttttttatttttatttcattcattaaatacaaaacattatattgtatttttagCACTTAAACACATTCAAATTGCATATGTGTAAAAGTCCAGCTCTGTCAAAGCTGTTGTATCCAAAAAGCACCTAGGCAATTTAAACAgtctaaaaactttttaaaacatgattGTGCTACTCTAGCTAAAACAACTAAAACATGATTGTACAAGTGAAGGTTAAATATCACCCCATTGTAGGGTAGATATTTTATGGAAAAATTGTACATGGTCTAAATAATTCTACATTTGTTAGAATAGATTTGTTGAAATTGTTTGAGTCTTTGTAAATCATTGTCCATCTTAAGACTATTTTTATAATCACTAATATGCtaacaatttaaaataaaaatgacaaagGTGATCAAACGTTGACAATACATTTTGTTTATACAATGCCACCCTGCTTTTATTAACCAAGCTACTTATGTTTGTAACATAGTTGAGCACTGTTTTTTAACCAAAAGGTTGTGGGTTGCATTTCTTTCATAGTGAGGAAAACACcaccattattattttttaagttaaccGACCCTACTgagttttgctaaaaaataattgtttggggaaaaaaattctttttctatTGTACTTttccaacaacaaaaaacaaagcaaatgCATATGTTCTGGCATGAAAAGCTTTCCATTACAACAACCCACCATATTCTTGTCAATATGTACAAACGCCTGTTTTTGTTTGATATAAGAAAATCGTTATTACACGAGTAATTTATTAAAATACAACCAAAGTTTTACAAAGAAGAGGTGTGTAATTATCAAGCCCTTTCAACCTGCATCTAAAATTATTAGAGTCAcaagcaaaaacacaaaaaatggaCAAAAGGGAAACTTCTACAAAAAATGCATCATTCAACAGTCACCGAGGATTATTCAACATGCGTAATTTTTCTCTTTCCAGTTGAGATATTTAAATCATGAATCTGGACCTCAAACTGGCACTTCATTTTGCTATTTTAGCATTGTAGCTACTGCACGTAAAATGACAAGCTTATTTAGATCGTAAAAATTTGGCATTTAGCACTGCGGAAATTTACTGAGATAAAAATTTTGTGACAAGTGCTAAAACCATTATCTTATTTAAtactaaaaaataagtttttgaggaaaaaacacattttaatcCTTGGTGTGGATTCAATTACTTAAACCACGAAGTATTTTACAATTGACTTTCTTGCTCGGTTGCACTCGTCCTCTCAATAATAAATAGATTGTATGAAAAACATATCTTAAAAGTTTCTCCGCACCCCAGGTGTGTATTTACAATGCTTGCTCAGAGCCATTGAACTTgattacaaaatttttacaatGTTAATCgcaacattttaaacaaaaatttttcccCAATTCCTCCCTATAGCTATAATAGACACAAAATTCTACTTGCAAGACATTTTGTGAAGTTGGCTTAATTATGTAATTATTCAGCATAATGTTACTCGCAATTAGGTTAACAAAATATGAAGCCAAAAATCAGCTACAAAACGCATTTACAAAAAAGACTAGTATTTGTTTGCTATGATTTTAATATGAGGAATTTAggagttatttttttttgtatataggaATAATGGAACCTTTAAAGGGAAGATTTTAAATTGTGGTCTAGGATCACCATAAAATGAAGTTTTGCCACCTGCTTAAGCTGTATTTCCCCTGATTTTTCTCATTTAAtccaatatataaaataaatcagAATATCTACTATTATAACGCATTtacaaaatcaataaaaatcaaaacaaaacaacagtgAATGGAATGTTCTCAAATGCATTTTAGATTACTTGGCATAATTTTAAAAGGGCTAATGACATCAAGCTAACAATACCAACATTTTGTTATATTCGTTTTGTATCATACTGCATTCATGGTATATTTTATCACATATGTATGTAAAAATCCCTTAAAATTTGTGAATGAGCGTTAAATGCTAAGATAAAGATTCTTTTCAAAACTAGctgtattttatcatttttaaaacaatataacTAGTTTATTGAATTGTACAGACAAATAAAGACAAGATAGTGCACTTACAAAAAATGAGTTGCTGGATTGTCACCTAAAATTTCTGAATCAACGAAACATCTTTTGGAAAAATCATATACTGGCAACTCAACTCCAGCAACAACTGATGCTCTTTGAGCTGTTGGTCCTACACCCTACAAAACAAACACTAAggcatattttttataaaaataaaggaCAGGCTCAAGTTTTTTAGTTACCAATGGATTACATTTAAAATTGTTATGGTGATTTATCAATAAAACAGCATGTCCCTTACCCGATATAAACCACTTAATCCTTCCATTTTGTATATGTTGACGAACGAATGAAGCATACTATGTTCAGCTATTACCGTACCTGCCGTCTGGGCCTGGAGACGCACTTTTAAGACATCAGTTGGATTACATAAAGCAGATGAAAGAGCACCTGCAACTATACCAGCAAACATATTTAATGCCAAAGTTTCATCTTTTGGATCCTTTGTTATCAAACGTTTGATTCCATGGTAAAGTCCAATTTTAATTGTTCCATATGTCGCTTGGCGTAGTAATGCAGGCTTTATACCATTATACAAAGCTGTCACACCCTCTTCTTTGCTAATCCGGTACATTGCATGTAACATACCTCTGTATCGCATTTCTTTTAATGAATTATTGATTACTTGACCTTGAACTTGTAGCCTTGTTTTTGTTGTATCAATAGGAAAAGTAcctacaataaaatttttaatttattattcctTTATAATGGCAAATTATATAATTAAACTTTAAACACAAGACCCCTCCTGCATACTTTTCACCTTTGTACCATACACTAAAATATATAGGAAAGTGAAGTACCTCATGAAAAGCATATATAGCAGGCAAATATTATTAGTTCTTATATCGATCTTAAAGTAAATGTTGCACAGGTAATTTTTCTGGTAACAAAGAAGAAGCTTAATTGTTGACAGGCCTAATACCTAAGGTtaattatatacttttatatattttaatataattaataaactatgcaaacatttaaatttatattttatatattatagacCATAACTTTGTCAACAGTGTTGGATTGACAAATTAGAATTTCCAACCTTAGAAAATCTGAATGCTCCACGAAATTTTATCAACTTACTTTTTATGTGTTTCAAAGTTATGCTTGCAGAATGCGAGTTGTGTAAAAGAAGAATGAAGATTATAACTGTATTATCTTAAAAGAACCTTCGGTACAGACAGAAAAACAACACAATTTTACACTTTGATAGACACCATATTGTGTGTCCAAAGTATGTCTATGCATCTACAAAATAAGCCTTTAACCAAAGTGTAATGGATAATGATGCATGTCTGAACAGAATGAGCAGATATCACAATAACATCTTCAACTCTAATATCAAATGTGTCTAGAAGCACAAGCAAGAAGAGTGCATATATACCATGCTGGCAATTGAAATCAAGTACACCCATAATCTTCAGCAGAACaccagaaaatgtttttgattgaTGAATCTGTGCAACATTTAGCAGTTTAAAATTTCTCACCCGATTGGGGCATGTCTTACTTAATTTGGAAGTTGCAGACCTGCAAGATTAGATAAATTTACGCAACAGGTAATGAGAAGTTCCGAATGTTTAAAAAGTCTTAAATGAGAGAGCATTCCTAACACCCAAGAAAAGAAGGACCACATACGCTGAATTGCCTATTTAGGCCAAGTTATAGAAGTTTGGGAatacaaaattcaaaatgcatagatgagtttcaatgtttacgtttttacaGAATTCTTGTGTATATGTGcagaaaaaattagaaaaatcggTCTAAAAAAGAGGTCTAGGGATTAGAAACAACATGCATCACGATAAAAGTCATCTATTGGAATACACCTCTTCACAGTTCCGTGAATTTCGCGTGCGAAGATCACGTGACCATTATGTCATCCTTAAAAAGATAATCGCAATCACACAATCTGAAGAAGACATTCTTATTTTCAACTCACGCTAGTACGAAGTCATggatatttgtcttaaaatacagaaaattttgttgaaaatatggAAAAAACTGCTGAGAGTGGAAAAAAAGTGTTCCAGAACTTGTGCTGTCATTAACTGCAGTCATAGTGAGTACGACTTGGATGTTTGGGACAGCCAAACTTGTGAAACCCACAAAGTTGTCAGGAGTTCTTGTTGCTGTGTAAAACCTTAAGAGTGAGTTTTGATGAAGTTGTGTTAAGCACTTCTTAATGAAGACCTTGCTGATTGCTTCAAAATATCTGTTGGCTTAACTAGCAACATTATAGATTTATGGTTGAAAGCTGCTTCA
Above is a window of Hydractinia symbiolongicarpus strain clone_291-10 chromosome 3, HSymV2.1, whole genome shotgun sequence DNA encoding:
- the LOC130636275 gene encoding kidney mitochondrial carrier protein 1-like isoform X2, whose product is MDVKPFIFGGLASMGAEMGTFPIDTTKTRLQVQGQVINNSLKEMRYRGMLHAMYRISKEEGVTALYNGIKPALLRQATYGTIKIGLYHGIKRLITKDPKDETLALNMFAGIVAGALSSALCNPTDVLKVRLQAQTAGTVIAEHSMLHSFVNIYKMEGLSGLYRGVGPTAQRASVVAGVELPVYDFSKRCFVDSEILGDNPATHFLSSIIAGLAGAIASNPIDVVKTRMMNQRKVANTSATTLYTSSLDCAIRTCKTEGAMALYKGFIPTFVRLGPWNILFFMSFEQLRNAEKRWYST
- the LOC130636275 gene encoding kidney mitochondrial carrier protein 1-like isoform X1, translating into MDVKPFIFGGLASMGAEMGKSRDGTFPIDTTKTRLQVQGQVINNSLKEMRYRGMLHAMYRISKEEGVTALYNGIKPALLRQATYGTIKIGLYHGIKRLITKDPKDETLALNMFAGIVAGALSSALCNPTDVLKVRLQAQTAGTVIAEHSMLHSFVNIYKMEGLSGLYRGVGPTAQRASVVAGVELPVYDFSKRCFVDSEILGDNPATHFLSSIIAGLAGAIASNPIDVVKTRMMNQRKVANTSATTLYTSSLDCAIRTCKTEGAMALYKGFIPTFVRLGPWNILFFMSFEQLRNAEKRWYST